One genomic segment of Hordeum vulgare subsp. vulgare chromosome 2H, MorexV3_pseudomolecules_assembly, whole genome shotgun sequence includes these proteins:
- the LOC123428770 gene encoding sulfite reductase [ferredoxin], chloroplastic-like, which yields MEKLKLAKEQRCILQSQEVINQNMRKAMKGIGAEPLVDGPLETVHVEPLGVLEKTSLLDGSTSQRSHLPRKKIGKRSHLPRKETIDPSFAPPPPSSYSCEPPAPPLYDLPPHVSSRGCRCSALPRLPNGRRSLLRPAPSRPRLAEPAEAAPGLRGACVRAPGLDEKGEGSGGRGGLGDSPTAGAPTGLRHMEQRHPQIAPSPSVSRRKAAAAASQEWLVVPADEEQRAEEFGSHRLMEMTGTASHGAEAPADRAVTQRMSERCLASSLILSVAARRASALTPACTPARTAPRARAAPRLPTDHGPEIVQIHGGEVRRIGSGRGGRGDQSLELPGDVGVEAGPLKKDASQVKRSKVKIIKEKSNFIRYPLNEELVSEAPNVNETVVELIKFHGSYQQSDREVSGRKNYSFILWIKNPSGKVLNQLYLAMDTLSDEFGIGTLRLTTRQTFQLHGILKKNLKHVISTVIKNMGSTLGACGDLNRNVLAPTAPYVIKDIIFAQETAENIAALLAPQSGAYYDLWVDEEKIMSAEEPPEVTKARNDNSHGTNFPDSPEPIYGTQYLPRKFKIAVTVAGYNSVDILTNDIGVVVVSDSAGEPVGFNLYVGGGMGRTHRIETTFPRLADPLGYVPKEDILYATKAIVVTQRENGRRDNCRYSRLKYLLDSSGTDKFWAEAEKYYGKKFEDFHPLPEWQFNNYLGWQEQGDGKLFYGVHIDNGRLGTRKANLLGASQTQW from the exons ATGGAGAAGTTGAAGCTTGCCAAGGAGCAAAGGTGCATTCTTCAAAGCCAGGAAGTTATCAATCAAAACATGAGGAAGGCCATGAa GGGTATTGGTGCTGAACCACTTGTTGATGGTCCTCTTGAAACTGTTCATGTTGAACCTCTTGGGGTGCTGGAGAAGACTTCACTG ctGGATGGTTCGACCTCCCAGCGATCCCACCTCCCACGTAAAAAAATCGGCAAGCGATCCCACCTCCCACGTAAAGAAACAATCGACCCCTCGTTCGCTCCTCCCCCACCCTCCTCGTACTCGTGCGAACCCCCGGCTCCACCCCTCTACGACCTACCTCCCCACGTCTCATCCCGCGGTTGTCGCTGCTCTGCTCTCCCCCGGCTCCCAAATGGCCGCCGCAGCCTCCTTCGGCCGGCCCCCTCGCGCCCCCGCCTCGCCGAGCCCGCGGAGGCCGCTCCAGGACTGCGTGGCGCGTGCGTGCGTGCCCCGGGGTTGGATGAGAAGGGCGAGGGCAGCGGCGGCCGAGGAGGTCTAGGTGACTCACCAACGGCCGGAGCACCGACTGGATTGCGTCATATGGAGCAGAGGCACCCGCAGATCGCGCCGTCGCCGTCGGTGTCGCGGCGGAAggccgcggcggcggcgagccAGGAGTGGCTGGTGGTGCCGGCGGACGAGGAGCAGCGCGCGGAGGAGTTCGGGAGCCACCGGCTCATGGAGATGACGGGGACTGCGTCACATGGAGCGGAGGCACCCGCAGATCGCGCCGTCACCCAGCGGATGTCCGAGCGGTGCTTGGCCAGCAGCCTTATCCTGTCCGTCGCCGCGCGCCGCGCGTCGGCCCTAACGCCTGCATGCACTCCAGCACGAACGGCTCCACGCGCTCGAGCAGCGCCGCGTTTGCCAACAGATCATGGACccgagattgttcagatccacggcGGTGAGGTCCGGCGCATCGGATCCGGGCGTGGCGGCCGCGGCGACCAGTCACTCGAGCTCCCTGGAGATGTCGGAGTTGAAGCTGGA CCCCTGAAGAAGGATGCATCGCAAGTTAAGCGAAGCAAGGTCAAGATAATCAAGGAGAAGAGCAATTTTATTCGCTACCCTTTGAATGAGGAGTTGGTCTCAGAGGCTCCCAACGTCAACGAAACTGTTGTCGAGCTGATTAAGTTCCATGGAAGCTATCAGCAGAGCGACCGAGAAGTCAGTGGCCGGAAGAATTACTCGTTTATTCTCTGGATAAAGAATCCTTCCGGAAAAGTTCTAAACCAGCTTTACTTGGCTATGGATACACTGTCTGATGAGTTTGGGATTGGAACGCTCCGTCTGACAACCAGGCAAACATTTCAGCTGCACGGCATTCTTAAGAAGAACTTGAAGCATGTCATCAGCACTGTGATAAAGAATATGGGATCAACCTTAGGTGCTTGTGGAGATCTCAATAGGAATGTGCTTGCACCTACCGCACCATATGTGATAAAAGATATTATTTTTGCTCAAGAAACAGCAGAGAATATTGCAGCACTTCTCGCGCCACAGTCAGGGGCTTATTATGACCTGTGGGTGGATGAAGAGAAGATAATGTCAGCGGAAGAACCTCCTGAGGTCACCAAAGCGCGAAATGACAACTCACATGGAACAAACTTCCCTGATTCTCCTGAGCCAATCTACGGGACCCAGTATCTGCCCAGGAAGTTCAAGATTGCGGTCACAGTTGCTGGTTATAACTCTGTTGATATTCTGACGAATGACATCGGTGTTGTTGTAGTTTCCGATAGTGCAGGGGAGCCTGTTGGCTTTAACCTCTAT GTTGGAGGTGGCATGGGAAGGACACACAGAATAGAAACCACATTCCCTCGGCTGGCTGATCCACTTGGTTATGTTCCTAAGGAGGATATATTATATGCTACAAAGGCAATAGTTGTTACACAGAGGGAAAATGGAAGAAGAGATAACTGCAGGTATAGCAGACTGAAGTATCTGCTTGACAGCTCGGGAACTGACAAGTTCTGGGCTGAAGCTGAAAAATATTATGGAAAGAAATTTGAAGATTTCCATCCATTGCCAGAATGGCAGTTCAACAACTACCTTGGGTGGCAAGAGCAG GGTGATGGTAAATTATTCTATGGAGTGCACATTGATAATGGTCGTCTTGGGACCAGGAAGGCGAATCTtttgggagcttcacaaacacaaTGGTGA
- the LOC123427854 gene encoding protein S-acyltransferase 21-like isoform X2, whose protein sequence is MARRHGWQLPAHTLQVVAITVFFLLCIAFYAFLSPFLGKNLYQYIAIGVYSFLALSVLILYARCTAIDPADPGILITVNGALIYKSEDTQAEAGKSELGANEEIRKHRSCLGTGCFCCAIFKKEDCRNEDEAYQQENYGEEALFCTLCNTEVRKNSKHCRSCDKCVDGFDHHCRWLNNCVGRRNYMTFLCLMAVSLAWLAVECGVGIAVFVRCFTDKTAIEEQIGEKLGYGLSRAPFAVIVALSTALSVLASVPLGELFFFHMLLIRKGITTYEYVVAMRAQSEPPGLSVNDEQQSLPSSPMSSAPTAFSGSSFAWHYKGAWCTPPRIFVDQDEIIPHLGPGRLPSTVDPDSADPVERAKQHAKRQVRISPWKLAKLDSNEAMKAAAKARASSSVLKPINGRSQYDADQCSSDNLSCRSSVMSADTNNHIDTRSDRNAPYRSPYPPSIASADDIEMYPRTPSSFQSNSRTPTPIAEHHPSKHFNPIYQTSANRSPFSAKANEAANPEANNTRRFTAPNTDRSPRSSVYWDQEAGRFMSAQANQGPSSRVTRPDLLYTGQSIFFGGPLMAADSATRSFRDPGGSSQRSGVSRPQQLPVFIPTDPQKDHLSKLP, encoded by the exons ATGGCGCGGCGTCACGGGTGGCAGCTCCCCGCCCACACCCTGCAG GTGGTTGCTATAACAGTGTTCTTCCTGCTGTGTATAGCATTCTATGCTTTCTTGTCTCCGTTTCTTGGGAAGAACTTGTATCAGTATATTGCAATCGGTGTTTATAGTTTCCTG GCCTTATCGGTACTGATTCTATACGCTAGATGTACTGCTATTGATCCTGCTGACCCTGGCATCCTGATTACCGTCAATGGTGCACTAATCTATAAATCAGAAG ACACTCAAGCAGAAGCGGGCAAATCAGAATTGGGAGCCAATGAGGAAATCCGAAAGCATAGATCATGTTTAGGaactggttgtttttgttgtgctaTTTTTAAGAAAGAGGATTGTCGCAATGAAGATGAAGCTTACCAGCAAGAAAATTATGGTGAGGAGGCACTCTTTTGCACCCTTTGCAACACAGAG GTGCGAAAAAATAGTAAACATTGTCGGAGCTGTGACAAGTGTGTTGATGGTTTCGATCATCATTGTCGG TGGCTGAACAATTGTGTTGGAAGGAGAAATTATATGACATTTTTGTGCCTTATGGCTGTGAGTCTTGCTTGG CTTGCGGTTGAGTGCGGAGTTGGTATAGCTGTGTTTGTCCGTTGCTTTACTGATAAAACAGCAATCGAAGAGCAGATAGGGGAAAAGCTGGGCTATGGTCTTTCACGAGCACCCTTTGCAGTCATTGTG GCCTTGAGTACAGCTCTTTCTGTGCTTGCTTCAGTGCCCCTGGGGGAACTGTTCTTCTTTCATATGCTATTAATCAGGAAG GGCATCACAACTTATGAATATGTTGTGGCAATGAGGGCTCAGAGTGAACCTCCTGGTCTCTCTGTCAATGATGAGCAGCAAAGTTTGCCATCTTCTCCCATGAGTTCTGCACCAACTGCTTTCAGCGGGAGCTCGTTCGCATGGCACTACAAAGGTGCATGGTGCACTCCACCACGCATCTTTGTTGACCAG GACGAAATCATTCCACACTTGGGACCTGGGCGATTACCTTCAACTGTTGATCCTGATAGTGCAGACCCGGTCGAAAGAGCCAAACAACACGCCAAACGCCAAGTTCGCATTAGCCCATGGAAGCTCGCGAAACTGGATTCAAACGAGGCCATGAAAGCAGCAGCAAAAGCCAGAGCCTCTTCCTCCGTGCTGAAACCGATCAATGGTCGTTCCCAGTATGATGCCGACCAGTGCTCCAGTGATAACCTCAGCTGCAGAAGCAGTGTCATGAGTGCTGATACTAACAACCACATCGACACTCGGTCTGACAGGAATGCTCCGTACAGGTCCCCTTATCCACCAAGTATAGCAAGCGCAGATGACATTGAGATGTATCCTCGGACACCCAGCAGCTTCCAGAGCAACTCGCGGACTCCGACGCCCATTGCAGAGCACCATCCCTCGAAGCATTTCAACCCAATCTATCAGACATCAGCAAACAGGTCCCCATTCTCAGCCAAAGCAAATGAAGCGGCTAATCCAGAAGCCAACAACACAAGGAGGTTTACTGCGCCAAACACAGATAGATCTCCTCGGTCATCCGTTTACTGGGATCAAGAAGCTGGCCGTTTCATGTCTGCACAGGCAAACCAGGGGCCGAGCTCTCGGGTAACCCGTCCCGACCTTCTGTACACCGGCCAGTCTATATTCTTTGGGGGACCTCTGATGGCAGCAGATTCTGCAACGAGAAGCTTCAGAGACCCTGGCGGCTCGAGCCAACGGTCCGGTGTGTCTCGGCCTCAGCAGCTCCCCGTGTTCATTCCCACTGATCCCCAGAAGGATCATCTCTCCAAGTTACCGTGA
- the LOC123427854 gene encoding protein S-acyltransferase 21-like isoform X1, with protein sequence MARRHGWQLPAHTLQVVAITVFFLLCIAFYAFLSPFLGKNLYQYIAIGVYSFLALSVLILYARCTAIDPADPGILITVNGALIYKSEANVDTQAEAGKSELGANEEIRKHRSCLGTGCFCCAIFKKEDCRNEDEAYQQENYGEEALFCTLCNTEVRKNSKHCRSCDKCVDGFDHHCRWLNNCVGRRNYMTFLCLMAVSLAWLAVECGVGIAVFVRCFTDKTAIEEQIGEKLGYGLSRAPFAVIVALSTALSVLASVPLGELFFFHMLLIRKGITTYEYVVAMRAQSEPPGLSVNDEQQSLPSSPMSSAPTAFSGSSFAWHYKGAWCTPPRIFVDQDEIIPHLGPGRLPSTVDPDSADPVERAKQHAKRQVRISPWKLAKLDSNEAMKAAAKARASSSVLKPINGRSQYDADQCSSDNLSCRSSVMSADTNNHIDTRSDRNAPYRSPYPPSIASADDIEMYPRTPSSFQSNSRTPTPIAEHHPSKHFNPIYQTSANRSPFSAKANEAANPEANNTRRFTAPNTDRSPRSSVYWDQEAGRFMSAQANQGPSSRVTRPDLLYTGQSIFFGGPLMAADSATRSFRDPGGSSQRSGVSRPQQLPVFIPTDPQKDHLSKLP encoded by the exons ATGGCGCGGCGTCACGGGTGGCAGCTCCCCGCCCACACCCTGCAG GTGGTTGCTATAACAGTGTTCTTCCTGCTGTGTATAGCATTCTATGCTTTCTTGTCTCCGTTTCTTGGGAAGAACTTGTATCAGTATATTGCAATCGGTGTTTATAGTTTCCTG GCCTTATCGGTACTGATTCTATACGCTAGATGTACTGCTATTGATCCTGCTGACCCTGGCATCCTGATTACCGTCAATGGTGCACTAATCTATAAATCAGAAG CAAATGTAGACACTCAAGCAGAAGCGGGCAAATCAGAATTGGGAGCCAATGAGGAAATCCGAAAGCATAGATCATGTTTAGGaactggttgtttttgttgtgctaTTTTTAAGAAAGAGGATTGTCGCAATGAAGATGAAGCTTACCAGCAAGAAAATTATGGTGAGGAGGCACTCTTTTGCACCCTTTGCAACACAGAG GTGCGAAAAAATAGTAAACATTGTCGGAGCTGTGACAAGTGTGTTGATGGTTTCGATCATCATTGTCGG TGGCTGAACAATTGTGTTGGAAGGAGAAATTATATGACATTTTTGTGCCTTATGGCTGTGAGTCTTGCTTGG CTTGCGGTTGAGTGCGGAGTTGGTATAGCTGTGTTTGTCCGTTGCTTTACTGATAAAACAGCAATCGAAGAGCAGATAGGGGAAAAGCTGGGCTATGGTCTTTCACGAGCACCCTTTGCAGTCATTGTG GCCTTGAGTACAGCTCTTTCTGTGCTTGCTTCAGTGCCCCTGGGGGAACTGTTCTTCTTTCATATGCTATTAATCAGGAAG GGCATCACAACTTATGAATATGTTGTGGCAATGAGGGCTCAGAGTGAACCTCCTGGTCTCTCTGTCAATGATGAGCAGCAAAGTTTGCCATCTTCTCCCATGAGTTCTGCACCAACTGCTTTCAGCGGGAGCTCGTTCGCATGGCACTACAAAGGTGCATGGTGCACTCCACCACGCATCTTTGTTGACCAG GACGAAATCATTCCACACTTGGGACCTGGGCGATTACCTTCAACTGTTGATCCTGATAGTGCAGACCCGGTCGAAAGAGCCAAACAACACGCCAAACGCCAAGTTCGCATTAGCCCATGGAAGCTCGCGAAACTGGATTCAAACGAGGCCATGAAAGCAGCAGCAAAAGCCAGAGCCTCTTCCTCCGTGCTGAAACCGATCAATGGTCGTTCCCAGTATGATGCCGACCAGTGCTCCAGTGATAACCTCAGCTGCAGAAGCAGTGTCATGAGTGCTGATACTAACAACCACATCGACACTCGGTCTGACAGGAATGCTCCGTACAGGTCCCCTTATCCACCAAGTATAGCAAGCGCAGATGACATTGAGATGTATCCTCGGACACCCAGCAGCTTCCAGAGCAACTCGCGGACTCCGACGCCCATTGCAGAGCACCATCCCTCGAAGCATTTCAACCCAATCTATCAGACATCAGCAAACAGGTCCCCATTCTCAGCCAAAGCAAATGAAGCGGCTAATCCAGAAGCCAACAACACAAGGAGGTTTACTGCGCCAAACACAGATAGATCTCCTCGGTCATCCGTTTACTGGGATCAAGAAGCTGGCCGTTTCATGTCTGCACAGGCAAACCAGGGGCCGAGCTCTCGGGTAACCCGTCCCGACCTTCTGTACACCGGCCAGTCTATATTCTTTGGGGGACCTCTGATGGCAGCAGATTCTGCAACGAGAAGCTTCAGAGACCCTGGCGGCTCGAGCCAACGGTCCGGTGTGTCTCGGCCTCAGCAGCTCCCCGTGTTCATTCCCACTGATCCCCAGAAGGATCATCTCTCCAAGTTACCGTGA